A stretch of Halichondria panicea chromosome 1, odHalPani1.1, whole genome shotgun sequence DNA encodes these proteins:
- the LOC135347272 gene encoding uncharacterized protein LOC135347272, with protein sequence MFRKAQYSVSVERPCPMETVTFTCTAPGDSLRWSPSDVTSITILSSLGLNVPLMQSDYTVTLIAFNDTTLTSTLSRTAENGITVSCVELSIPTLTTIGSSTIRLVDPPGSPSTIRYSILSSSANEVSVSVQWDPPTEIGGRDDLTYTVTVSPPAQLSATVLTSTSVTVTAQYDVDYTVSVMATNCAGNSTTADYNFRIGKCPVLTNPMNGAFGPVSSRLSGSTVIIQCDTGYVSAVTMVTCEGTLMWSPDPEAIECTLLTTPTPTTPPPINCTASLPSPRNSIISDHSVPAFPGTQVTLQCDDELFPEGIMTATCLATGKWDEEIVCRGKCIHYLNIHL encoded by the exons atgtttcGTAAAgcacaatattcagtgagtgtggagagaccatgtccaatggaaacagtcactttcacctgcactgcTCCTGGAGATTCCTTGAGATGGTCACCATCAGATGTTACTAGCATCACTATCCTCTCCTCCTTGGGTCTCAATGTACCACTAATGCAGTCAGATTACACTGTGACACTGATTGCATTCAATGACACTACATTAACATCTACTCTGTCAAgaacagcagagaatgggatcactgtgtccTGTGTTGAGCTTAGTATACCTACTCTGACCACTATAGGATCTTCAACAATCCGATTGGTTG ATCCACCAGGATCACCTTCCACAATAAGATActccattctgagcagctcagCTAATGAAGTCAGCGTATCTGTGCAGTGGGACCCTCCAACTGAGAttggtggtagagatgacctcacctacacagtgaccgtctcacctccggcccagctctctgctactgtcctcacatccacctctgtcactgtgactgctcaatacgATGTGGACTACACTGTAAGTGTTATGGCTACCAAttgtgctgggaacagtacaactGCTGACTACAACTTTAGGATTG GTAAATGTCCTGTGTTGACCAACCCCATGAATGGAGCCTTTGGACCAGTCTCCAGCAGATTATCAGGATCCACAGTAATCATCCAGTGTGACACTGGGTATGTATCTGCTGTTACAatggtgacatgtgagggtacactaatgtggagtccagaccctgaggctattgagtgtacattactaaccacacctactcccACAACTC CTCCTCCAATAAACTGCACAGCTTCACTACCCTCACCACGGAATAGCATTATCAGTGATCATTCAGTACCAGCTTTTCCCGGTACACAAGTTACCCTCCAGTGCGACGATGAACTGTTCCCTGAGGGAATAATGACTGCTACCTGTCTAGCTACAGGAAAGTGGGACGAGGAGATCGTCTGCAGAGGCAAGTGTATTCATTACTTGAATATACACTTGTAA
- the LOC135347072 gene encoding mucin-17-like translates to MMGEMEFLVQRCLLLCLYITSALGVAKASLMSNTSVACPGEAVLFTCSSPGTSLTWQVDLLSPAGTSLQSFFLPSQIGGRRTLGPGVIMFEAVLVSNDGGTLTSTLINLSEVSVLDDSNVTCTVTNNGPMSQQQTIMVAVVPTLPLNPSVSFIQNQLSSSIITLEWDPPSSTGGVSVSYVLTISQTPLSGSAVTMETTSTQITVSYNTPYNVTIRAVNCAGMSQESSIVDLIVCPTPSTATGVTITNTPPVTIGGSMLTFTCSGDNEVRTSTCGTSGWSPNPGTFDCSSPITDPPVTCGSPDAPSRGSVDINGGTPPFSLGSEVTYRCDEGLFPFDVRTSTCTDVGGRGEWVENPGSLMCRERPVNCTVPVEPCNGAIMDHERLNETVLEGTVLTYQCDNGLSLTGPNTITCTNAGVWSTEPEAIMCVLMTEVSTVASLSTSATVAISVVITFIVTLVIGFFTGLLVMHIFSRKKAVYFPATEGQSNVGPTAPTGPVYEEVSPKEEIELNTNQAYGPVGL, encoded by the exons atgatGGGAGAAATGGAATTTCTTGTCCAAAGATGTCTCCTGCTTTGTCTCTACATAACATCAGCTCTAGGTGTTGCAA AGGCGTCTCTAATGTCGAACACGAGTGTAGCATGTCCTGGTGAGGCTGTTTTGTTCACATGCTCTTCGCCTGGTACTTCGTTGACATGGCAAGTGGATCTACTATCACCAGCAGGGACGTCACTGCAAAGTTTCTTCCTTCCCTCACAAATTGGTGGTCGAAGAACACTTGGACCTGGAGTGATCATGTTTGAGGCTGTTCTTGTGAGCAATGATGGTGGAACTCTGACATCCACTCTCATCAACCTcagtgaagtgtctgtactggATGATAGCAATGTCACCTGTACTGTTACTAACAATGGTCCTATGTCACAGCAGCAAACCATCATGGTTGCTG TTGTCCCAACACTTCCACTCAATCCAAGCGTATCCTTCATTCAAAACCAGCTCAGTTCGTCCATTATCACTCTGGAGTGGgaccctccctcctctactggtggtgtgtctgtcagctatgTTCTCACCATCTCCCAAACACCTCTCTCTGGGTCAGCAGTCACCATGGAGACCACCTCCACACAGATCACTGTTTCCTATAACACACCCTACAATGTGACCAtcagagctgtcaactgtgctGGAATGAGTCAAGAAAGTTCAATTGTGGATCTAA TTGTGTGCCCCACACCATCTACTGCTACTGGTGTGACTATCACCAACACACCTCCTGTCACTATTGGTGGATCCATGCTCACTTTCACTTGCAGTGGAGACAATGAAGTGAGAACCTCAACCTGTGGCACTAGTGGATGGTCTCCTAACCCTGGGACCTTTGACTGCAGCAGTCCGATTACAG ATCCCCCAGTCACCTGTGGCTCTCCTGATGCACCATCCAGAGGTAGTGTGGACATCAATGGTGGgacaccacccttctcactgGGTTCAGAGGTCACCTATCGCTGTGACGAGGGACTGTTCCCCTTTGATGtgaggaccagcacatgcactgatgtggggggtaggggagagtgggtggagaatcctGGGAGCTTGATGTGCAGGGAGAGACCAG tcaactGCACTGTACCTGTTGAGCCCTGCAACGGTGCTATAATGGACCATGAGAGGTTGAAcgagacagtgttggagggaacagtgctgacttaccagtgtgacaatggactctcattgactggacccaacaccattacttgcactaatgctggagtctggagcactgagcctgaggcaatcatgtgtgtacttATGACTGAag TTTCTACTGTCGCTTCCTTGTCCACTTCTGCAACTGTCGCTATCAGTgtggtcatcactttcattgtcactCTAGTCATTGGGTTCTTCACTGGACTGCTGGTGATGCATATTTTCTCTCGTAAGAAAGCAGTGTACTTCCCAGCAACTGAAGGACAATCTAATGTAGGACCCACTGCACCaactggtcctgtttatgaggaggtgtcacccaaagaggagattgaactcaacacaaaccaAGCATACGGACCagtaggactgtga